Part of the Rutidosis leptorrhynchoides isolate AG116_Rl617_1_P2 unplaced genomic scaffold, CSIRO_AGI_Rlap_v1 contig193, whole genome shotgun sequence genome is shown below.
TTTAGTTTTATGTGGACTTAATTGAATCTTTTTACCTAATGTAGGGGGCAAAgtctaaatattaatataattgaggTTACTTTTGTAATTTACCGAAAAAAGAAATGAACTGTTTTTCCCGGGAAACTACTGGTTGAATTTCAACCTTTCATCATCACCACAAAATTTTCCAGAATTATCCTTTCGCTATTTCTCTCTCTAGACTGAAAATGGCGACATCATACTTTTTTCCGTCTCTATTGTACCAAAACTCTCCTCTGTACAATCTACAAACCAGGGCGATCAATTATTCTTCGTTTCGAGTTCGAATCAGATCAACAACTAAACCCATTTCTGCATCGATTAGTAAATCTGAATCGGAGATAGTTAAAGAAGATATCGTCATTGTAGGAGCTGGGATCGCTGGTCTTGCAACTTCTTTGTCCTTACACAGGTTTGAATTCGATTTCGATAAGTCCTTTTTGTGGGGTTTGAATTAATAGATTGATTTTGCAGGCTTGGAGTAGGATCGTTAGTGCTCGAGCAGGCTGAGTCGATTCGAACTAGTGGGACTTCACTTACTCTATTCAAGAATGGATGGAGGGTTTTGGATGCAATTGGAGTTGGGGATGAGCTCCGTTCTCAGTATCTTGAAATTCGAGGGTAATTCTACTTTTGTCCTTTTTAAACCGTGTCGAACTGATAGAATTTTGAAGATTTTTGTAATAATCCAGATTGATGCTGGTCTAATGGTTCGGCATTTTCTTTTGCGAGAGGTTGGGGGAGTGAAAATGAGGAATTTGTGGGTAGATTGTATTAGGAATATAAATAGAAATATGTATATATTGATGGATTTTCATGCTCTACATCAGTTTTTTGATGCATATGATTGTTTAATTGCCCTGGTGTCCCAAAATCGATATAATAGTCTTTCTGGATTGGAAATCTTTCAATTTCATGAGTATGAATCTTCATTCAAATAGTATTAGTTAACTGATTATTATGTTAATCTTGTGTTTATTCCATTAGTTAACTTTTCGATGGGATCAGCTGTGCAGGATGGTGATTAAGTCAGAAAATGGAAAAGAGCTACGCACTTTCCGTTTCGAAGATGAAGATATAAGGTCTGAAGAGTATAATCTTTTGTTTTTTCTCCCTTCTGTAAGAATATAGGGGTGTGTTTGTTTTGTGTGCCTGGAACATGATCTTGCTTCTGATACCCTGTGTGTTTTTTTTCTAAACTCCCAAATACAAAACGAACGGAGCCATTATGTTTTTTCATAGTTCATCAATTCATATATGAACTGCAAATTGGATTTGTGCAGCCAAGAAGTACGTGCTGTTGAGAGAAGAATACTTTTGGAGACTCTTGCCAATAAACTTCCATCAAACTCGGTCCGGTTTGACTCGAAGCTATCGGAGATTGAAAAATCTGAAAGTGGAGAAACACTTTTGAAACTTGCTGATGGCACTCAGTTACTTGCAAAGGTCCCATGCCAGATTTATTGTTTTATAGCCTTACTAAATTTATATTATTCTCTGGAAATTCTGGAAAATAAAGTATATTTTTCAACAGATAGTCATTGGTTGTGATGGGATTCGGTCTCCAATTGCCAAATGGCTTGGCTTCTCTGAACCTCAGTATGTGGGACATTGTGCATACAGAGGACTTGGATATTATCCTGACGGACAGCCATTTGAGCCAAGAGTTAACTACATCTATGGGAAAGGGTTGCGTGCTGGTTACGTTCCTGTTTCTCCTACAAAAGTTTACTGGTTTATCTGCTACAACAGCCCCTCACCAGGTCAGCCGTAAACTTTCCATTTCATAAATCTAGAATTTTTGCATCCACAAGACAATCATGAAGTAGAATCTGCATGTCAGGCGTATGAGTCATGCTGCATATCCCAAATTTGGCATCCTAAATGGGTTTCTACATTTGGGACATCTAGAATTTTGGTAAAACTTTGGGATTTGTGTCATTCACACATCGTGATTGGCCAATATCCCATTTGGAATTCTCCAACTTTGACGTCGATCTGTTTTTCGACTTTCTTGTTGAACGCTTTTATCGAGTTGTAGGCTTTTTGAGCGCGTTCAGCGGGTTGTAAGCTTGTTAGCGAGTTGTAGGCTTGTTGAGATATTTTACGTGCACGTTCTGGTGTGTTAAATCAGTTACTTAGAGATCTTCGCAAACATCATTCAAGTTTTCTAAAATGTTTCAGGAATACTTTCTTTTAGGTCCAAAAATCACCGATCCATCGATTATAAAGAGCCAAGCAAAAGAACTAGTTAAGAACTGGCCTCAAGAGCTAAAGGACATAATCGACCTTTCACCCAATGATACCATCAGCAGAACGCCACTGGTTGACCGTTGGCTATGGCCCACGATAAGCCCGTCTGCTTCAAAAGGTAACGTCGTTTTAGTCGGCGATGCATGGCATCCAATGACTCCAAATCTTGGCCAAGGAGCGTGTTGTGCTTTGGAGGATTCAGTAGTTCTCGCCAGAAAGCTTGCAAATGCAATCAAGTTTGGATCGAATTCGGTTGAAAGTGCATTACAAGAATATGGGAAAGAAAGATGGCCTCGAATTTTTCCGTTAACAATACGAGCAAGTCTCGTAGGTTCACTTTTGCAGTGGGAGAATCCAATTGTGTGTTCTGTTCGAGACAATGTAGTCGTGCCTAAGCTGGTTAGGCTGGGACCAGTTTTGGAACATACAAATTTTGATTGTGAACCATTAATTGTTGGATAAGATTCTAGGAAAGTAAGATGATACAATGTTGTTGTATAGAGATTGTTCAATATAATGGTAATACATTCATCTGAATTTTGCAGATGTTGAACGTGTATGAATCAAATTGTATAACAAAATGATTAAATGGTCTTACAAAAAACTGAATTTGAGAATTCATAAAAGAATATGATGTCTCTTCTTTAGTCTTTACTATAACAAACGATGTATAACCTATTGGGGAGGCTGCTTTCTGATGCCTTCAACTCTTCCATTTGGTTAAAGTTGTTTATCTTCAAATTTGTCTGCAAATTCGTATGATCGCCATTATCGTCACATCTTAGCTTCTGATACTGAGACTATTAAACAAAAATCATCCATATTTACAATCTTTAACTTCAATAATCAGATTTTTCAGTTTTTCACTCCACCAAGCAAACAACACTAAACTCATGGAATTACAGAATTGTTATATGAGAGCTTTGCAACAGTGTAGTCTAAGTCTAACATCCTAATTCTACATGCTCAATAAGGATAAAATTTAATCAAGGCCGTAAAATGTAGGAAAGTAGTTAGTAGTTGAATTGTGGGATTATTGATAAATAATCAATATTTTTTACCTTAATTTAGAGGACTGAAGTTTTATATGGGATTATTGATAAATAATACGATTCAACTCAGCGAATAAATTAACATTAATAAGAATTTTcctcaataaaaaaaaaaaaaaaacatttgaaACAAAGATCATGGTGAAAGAAAAAATCTCTGCTTTCATAAGAATTCACAAAAGCCAGTACCCAAAATTGGATAATCCATGAAAATTTGCAGAATTGAAATGAAAATAATATTGAACACCCAATTTGATTCATTAAGATTAGAACAACCCCAGATCACTCAAAACCCAAACAAAGTAATACCCGGAACTCAATTTGGAAAGTCAACGCTAAGAAACAATAAAGGTAGGTCATTTATTTATTCCAGTCATGGATAGAGTAGTATTGTACCTGGATTGGAGAAGAACCAGAGGATAACGGCGGAGAAGATAAGAATAAGAGGGATAGCGTGAATGGCGTTCTCAGCAAACTTGATTCGAGACTTCTCCTTCTTGGCAATGTCAGAGTTTGGATTGTATGTGGgcagttgtagttgttgttgttgctggaACTCTGTAAAGCTTGAGATTTGTGattttgatggtggtgatggtgatgttgTGGTGTTCATCAAGAACTCATCGGAGATTCGAGACGTGCTTGATGATCTGTACaacattttattgttattgtttttgATTGCTTGAAGGAAAAATCAATCAAACAAATTAAGTAATGGAATCTTAAAATAGTAGATGTAAAGACAAAGGAAGGAAGAAGATGCTTTGATCTGTCTGTTTATGACGATGTGCCAAACTAAAAGTCAAACAAATGTCTGAAACTGCAACTATTGGCCGATTTAGTCAAACAtgttttttactttactttgactaGTAATTTCCGACAACTTTGACTTAAACcggtttttttttttccttttatttttttttatttttaagattCGAATTTTCAATCGATGAAAAAATCATTACGTCACTATCTTAAatcaaataaaatattattgaaatGTTACGTCACTATCTTAAatcaaataaaatattattgaaaaT
Proteins encoded:
- the LOC139881770 gene encoding monooxygenase 2-like, translated to MATSYFFPSLLYQNSPLYNLQTRAINYSSFRVRIRSTTKPISASISKSESEIVKEDIVIVGAGIAGLATSLSLHRLGVGSLVLEQAESIRTSGTSLTLFKNGWRVLDAIGVGDELRSQYLEIRGMVIKSENGKELRTFRFEDEDISQEVRAVERRILLETLANKLPSNSVRFDSKLSEIEKSESGETLLKLADGTQLLAKIVIGCDGIRSPIAKWLGFSEPQYVGHCAYRGLGYYPDGQPFEPRVNYIYGKGLRAGYVPVSPTKVYWFICYNSPSPGPKITDPSIIKSQAKELVKNWPQELKDIIDLSPNDTISRTPLVDRWLWPTISPSASKGNVVLVGDAWHPMTPNLGQGACCALEDSVVLARKLANAIKFGSNSVESALQEYGKERWPRIFPLTIRASLVGSLLQWENPIVCSVRDNVVVPKLVRLGPVLEHTNFDCEPLIVG